Genomic window (Phosphitispora fastidiosa):
GTTTTTATGGAAGTCCAGCATTTCGCCGAGTATGCTCCACCAAAACAGGTCATACACCCCGAAGGCACCGAGCATCAGCGTATTCACCACAAGATAGCTGACCGTCGAGCGGTCAAGACTCACGAAGCCGATAAAAGAAATCCCAATCATTGCTATGGCTACATAAAGGATATAAGCCCGGTTTATTCGCCGGGGCAGATTCCTCATGACAAAAAGCGCAGCGATATAAGGAATAGCCCAATACCAACTTGTCAGCACTTCAAGATGCGCAAAGGCAGGATTGATCACCTGATACATCAAGCCTGAGTTGATGGTGATAATTACAATAAAAAGGCATAAAAAAACGAGAAGCTTCGCAATGCTCATAGGGCTTTCCTTCTGCTCGGAGGCAGCGGAGGAAGCGGCGTCATGATCCACCGGAAGCTTCAAGGCGAACGCGAACGCGCCCAATAACATAATCATGGAAAATGCCAGTCCCACATGCGGCGATATATGAATGGCCGTCATATTGAGCAATATCATGAGGACATTGGATAAGATCAGCAAATCCGCAACCGTTTTGATTCGCTCGTTTTTCGGCGTACCGCTTTTCAGGTAAAACGCCCAAGCTGCCACGCAGCCTCCGGCCAGAAACGAGCCCGCGATGATTCCAGCAGTCCAAAAAATAGACGGAGGAAAGAAAAAAGCCACAGAAACAAGGATAAAAAATAGATAGGAACATAAAAACAATCGTTTCGCGGCTCTCTTTGTTTTTATAAACAACCCGCACAGTAATAATCCGGCAAAAATAGCTGCAACTCCACAGAAAACCATACCGACAGGGTCAATTTTAAAGGCATTAGTAAGGGAATATAATATTTGGCCTTCGAAAAGAAATGCCAGCATCCATGACGAAAACAACGAATGGAAAACGATGGACAGACTACGTTCGTTCATCTTTTTTATATATAAAGCACTGCGCTGCCCGCGGTCATTTGCCATATATTTGCCTCCATTTCGACCTCTATTGCACTTTTTTCTAATTATACTTCCTGTTTAAAAAAATTTCAATGATAAGAAATGACCCCATCTATCGAGTAAATCAATCGATGTTCGTCGGTAATCCTCCTGCTCCAGAACCCAGATAGTTGTGGAGCTGTGCCGCAAACGTTACCGGGTGTAACTTATCTCTTTCGGTTACAATCCAATGAAATAGTCCATCCATTTCTGCCTTTATCCGTTTTGTTTCTGTTACATATGGTTCTCACTAGGTATCAAGGACTGTAATTATTTCATAAAATAAATATAGAGTAAATTGCACTTGAAAAATATATTCTTCATAATGTTTTAATCTATTCGTTTATATTCTTCTGATGCGTGAGAGGATTATAAGTTGCAAAAAAATGTGTCGACACGCAGCGACAGAATGGAGCTTAGTTTGAATAAATATAAAATATGTGTTTATGCAATATGCAAAAACGAAGAACAATTTGTTGACCGTTGGATGGCTGCTGTTAATGAAGCTGATATGGTTATTGTCACCGATACCGGATCTACCGATTCCACTGTTGAAAAGCTTCGAGCCAGAGGTGCAGTAGTATATACAGAAAAAATACAGCCTTGGAGGTTTGATGTTGCCAGAAACATTGCCATGAACCATATTCCAGAAGACGTGGATATTTGTGTGTCCAATGACCTTGACGAAGTTTTCGAAGCTGGTTGGCGGCAAAAAATTGAAGCGGTGTGGGAACCAAATTGCACACGTGCCAGATACCTTTTTACATGGAGTTATCATGAAGATGGCACGCCAAACAAGCAATTTCCGATGGAGAAAATTCATTGCCGCAAGGGATTCAGTTGGGTACATCCTGTACACGAGGTCCTTGAATACAATGGAACTGATAAGGACCATACGGTTTGGGTTCCGGGTATGGTTTTAAATCACTATCCCGATTTATCAAAATCAAGAAGCCAATACCTACCGTTGTTGAAGTTATCCGTCCAGGAAAACCCTGATGATGATAGGAGTATGTTTTGGCTCGGAAGAGAATACATGTACTATGAGAAATATGATGAGAGTATTTCTACTCTAAAAAGATACTTAAATATGCCAACTGCTACATGGAATGAAGAAAGATGCGCAGCAATGAGATTTATTGCTAAAGGCTATGAAAAAAAAGGCGATTTACACAAGTCTCGAATGTGGCTTTATAAGGCCATTGCTGAATGCCCACATGTTCGTGAGCCATATCTCAATATGGCTCAGCTTGGATATTTGGAAAACGATTGGCCACTTGTAAACCTTATGACAAATGAGGCGCTAAAAATCAATACCAAAACAGGAAGCTATCTTCTAGAGCTGAAGTCTTGGGATTATACCCTATATGACCTTGCCGCAATTAGCAATTATAGACTTGGATTGTACGAAAAGTCATATGAGTATGCAAAAAAAGCTTGTAAAATGGCGCCAGACGATGAGCGTTTAAAAAACAATCTCTATT
Coding sequences:
- a CDS encoding LuxR C-terminal-related transcriptional regulator, coding for MANDRGQRSALYIKKMNERSLSIVFHSLFSSWMLAFLFEGQILYSLTNAFKIDPVGMVFCGVAAIFAGLLLCGLFIKTKRAAKRLFLCSYLFFILVSVAFFFPPSIFWTAGIIAGSFLAGGCVAAWAFYLKSGTPKNERIKTVADLLILSNVLMILLNMTAIHISPHVGLAFSMIMLLGAFAFALKLPVDHDAASSAASEQKESPMSIAKLLVFLCLFIVIITINSGLMYQVINPAFAHLEVLTSWYWAIPYIAALFVMRNLPRRINRAYILYVAIAMIGISFIGFVSLDRSTVSYLVVNTLMLGAFGVYDLFWWSILGEMLDFHKNPAKILGIGLSANVLGVLLGGLIGNAVTSVNIHSLNPTLLALAVVCVTLTLLPPLHKQLSFLLKDHAYLSVFSEMSAQEQTNQVDSAARFGNLSERESQVASLLLQGKTYRTIAGELFISENTVKYYVKNIYSKFGIKSRAELIDIVLKKEDTAPLQ
- a CDS encoding tetratricopeptide repeat-containing glycosyltransferase — encoded protein: MQKNVSTRSDRMELSLNKYKICVYAICKNEEQFVDRWMAAVNEADMVIVTDTGSTDSTVEKLRARGAVVYTEKIQPWRFDVARNIAMNHIPEDVDICVSNDLDEVFEAGWRQKIEAVWEPNCTRARYLFTWSYHEDGTPNKQFPMEKIHCRKGFSWVHPVHEVLEYNGTDKDHTVWVPGMVLNHYPDLSKSRSQYLPLLKLSVQENPDDDRSMFWLGREYMYYEKYDESISTLKRYLNMPTATWNEERCAAMRFIAKGYEKKGDLHKSRMWLYKAIAECPHVREPYLNMAQLGYLENDWPLVNLMTNEALKINTKTGSYLLELKSWDYTLYDLAAISNYRLGLYEKSYEYAKKACKMAPDDERLKNNLYLISLKAKEALG